In one window of Bradyrhizobium sp. AZCC 1721 DNA:
- a CDS encoding MaoC family dehydratase, giving the protein MNEVWKKPPVSFEAYQAMVGKEIGVSSWHLIDQSRINLYADVIEDHQFIHVDPERAKKETAFGNTIAHGFLTMSLMSIMSYEVMPVIEGTAMGVNYGFDKLRFLSPVRAGSRVRGRFTLVEAKLRKPKELQSRTNVTVEIEGEDKPALVADWIGLIYFN; this is encoded by the coding sequence ATGAATGAAGTCTGGAAGAAGCCGCCGGTCTCGTTTGAGGCCTATCAGGCCATGGTCGGCAAGGAGATCGGCGTGTCGTCGTGGCACTTGATCGACCAGAGCCGGATCAACCTCTATGCCGACGTGATCGAGGACCATCAGTTCATTCATGTCGACCCGGAACGGGCAAAGAAGGAAACCGCGTTCGGCAATACCATCGCGCATGGCTTTCTCACCATGTCCTTGATGAGCATCATGTCGTATGAGGTGATGCCGGTCATCGAAGGCACGGCAATGGGCGTGAACTACGGTTTCGACAAGCTGCGCTTCCTTTCGCCGGTCCGCGCCGGCTCGCGGGTCCGCGGCCGCTTCACGCTTGTTGAAGCCAAGCTGCGCAAGCCGAAGGAATTACAGTCGCGCACTAACGTTACCGTCGAGATCGAGGGCGAGGACAAGCCGGCGTTGGTCGCCGATTGGATCGGGCTGATCTATTTCAACTAG